The following coding sequences lie in one Nerophis lumbriciformis linkage group LG02, RoL_Nlum_v2.1, whole genome shotgun sequence genomic window:
- the LOC133581734 gene encoding uncharacterized protein yields the protein MIIETKYSILTTSGSREKMNGENWDSDEEVQVPWPLNKAGGRKQSQTKYVARILRFGEDTRELTPYLKAAQDGKDVPLTGDLEYGRGKRNKQPKSWSSDSESKDESVEETLSDRQQKKKRKVSRTAVGYDARAQLKAQLAALGRTSPKDTCTEMESLKKEVLQLREENKSLRDALRVVEGLPGLLMKMDDLSHQATILSARRPAVALPERSWPTAA from the exons atgatcatcgagacgaaatatagtatattaaccacgagcggttctcgagagaagatgaatggagaaaattgggacagtgatgaagaagtccaagttccatggccactcaacaaagcaggaggaaggaagcagtcacaaaccaaatacgtggcaagaattctgagatttggtg aagacacacgtgaactgacgccatatttgaaagccgctcaggatggcaaggatgtaccccttactggtgatttggaatatggcagaggcaagagaaacaaacagccaaagtcttggtcatcagacagtgagagcaaggatgaaagtgttgaggagactctatctgacagacagcag aagaaaaagaggaaagtaagccgtacagctgtgggatatgatgctcgggcacaattgaaggcccaacttgctgct ctgggaagaacttcaccgaaagatacatgtacagaaatggaatccctgaagaaggaagtcctccagttgagagaggaaaacaaatcccttcgagatgcattgagggttgttgaag gacttcctggcctgctaatgaagatggacgacttatcacatcaggcaacaatactatcagctcgacgtcctgctgtcgctctgccagagaggagctggccaacagcagcttga